In Amycolatopsis jiangsuensis, the following proteins share a genomic window:
- a CDS encoding LuxR C-terminal-related transcriptional regulator, with protein MRHLLAAHGFDVVAAVASGPELAVALREHRPDVSIVDVRMPPTNTDEGLQVALAARREMPGLPILVLSQHVEQLYARELLADGTGAVGYLLKDRVFDAGQFIDAVRRVAAGGTAMDPEVIAKLVAGNDSDPLAALTPREREVLGLMAEGCSNAAIAVRLHFSEGAVGKHTANIFAKLDITASDDTNRRVLAVLAYLGAG; from the coding sequence CTGAGGCACCTGCTCGCCGCGCACGGGTTCGACGTGGTCGCGGCCGTGGCGTCGGGGCCGGAGCTGGCCGTGGCGCTGCGCGAGCACCGTCCCGATGTGTCCATCGTGGACGTCCGGATGCCGCCGACGAACACCGACGAGGGCCTGCAGGTCGCGCTCGCCGCCCGGCGGGAGATGCCCGGTCTGCCGATCCTGGTGCTGTCGCAGCACGTCGAGCAGCTGTATGCACGCGAGCTGCTGGCCGACGGCACGGGTGCGGTCGGCTACCTGCTCAAGGACCGGGTGTTCGACGCGGGCCAGTTCATCGACGCGGTACGGCGGGTCGCCGCCGGCGGCACCGCGATGGATCCCGAAGTGATCGCGAAACTGGTGGCCGGCAACGATTCCGACCCACTGGCCGCGTTGACCCCGCGGGAACGCGAGGTGCTCGGCCTGATGGCCGAAGGCTGTTCCAACGCCGCGATCGCCGTCCGCCTGCACTTCAGCGAGGGCGCGGTCGGCAAGCACACCGCGAACATCTTCGCGAAGCTGGACATCACCGCCTCCGACGACACCAACCGCCGGGTGCTCGCCGTGCTGGCCTACCTCGGCGCCGGCTAG
- a CDS encoding effector-associated constant component EACC1 → MPAGIAAITVDGSADEVRQLASWLDAEDELAGFVRLAEMTGPAGDSVVVVLSSRSVGTLCRSLFGWLRRLRDERRVSLTVKRSGAVEELDLDCGAGSDADEVLASVRAFLEQR, encoded by the coding sequence GTGCCGGCCGGGATTGCCGCGATCACTGTCGACGGGTCCGCGGACGAGGTGCGGCAGCTGGCGTCCTGGCTGGATGCCGAGGACGAGCTGGCCGGGTTCGTACGGCTCGCGGAGATGACCGGACCGGCAGGCGACAGCGTGGTGGTCGTGCTGAGCAGCCGTTCGGTCGGTACGCTCTGCCGTTCCCTCTTCGGCTGGCTGCGCCGGCTGCGCGACGAGCGGCGGGTCTCGCTCACCGTGAAACGCTCCGGCGCGGTCGAGGAACTCGACCTCGACTGCGGTGCCGGCAGCGACGCGGACGAGGTCCTCGCCAGCGTCCGGGCGTTCCTCGAGCAGCGCTGA
- a CDS encoding FMN-dependent NADH-azoreductase yields MSTLYRVDSSIQGDVSVTREITDEFERAWSATAPEGVVNRRDLVTTPLAPAVWTAALAAHGAGERTKEQQSAADLAADLAGEMLAADAIVIGAPLYNWGPSQHVKCWIDMLWTDPRFGPRTYPLTGKPVVLVVSRGGGASVGAPQEGWDHSVPYLLRTFGTDVFGADVTLIETELTLAGRSPAMAHLQDKAVELRARSHELARETGEALAKLAA; encoded by the coding sequence ATGAGCACCCTTTACCGCGTCGACAGCAGCATCCAGGGCGACGTTTCGGTGACCCGGGAGATCACCGACGAGTTCGAGCGGGCCTGGTCCGCCACCGCGCCCGAGGGCGTCGTGAATCGGCGCGACCTCGTCACCACGCCCCTCGCCCCGGCCGTGTGGACCGCGGCGCTGGCCGCCCACGGTGCCGGGGAGCGCACCAAGGAGCAGCAGTCCGCGGCCGATCTCGCCGCAGACCTCGCCGGCGAGATGCTGGCCGCGGACGCGATCGTGATCGGCGCGCCGCTGTACAACTGGGGTCCGTCGCAGCACGTCAAGTGCTGGATCGACATGCTGTGGACCGATCCGCGGTTCGGGCCGCGGACCTATCCGTTGACCGGCAAGCCGGTCGTGCTCGTCGTCTCCCGCGGCGGCGGTGCCTCCGTGGGCGCGCCCCAGGAAGGCTGGGACCACTCCGTGCCCTACCTGCTCCGGACCTTCGGCACCGATGTGTTCGGCGCCGACGTCACGCTCATCGAGACCGAGCTGACGCTGGCCGGTCGCAGCCCGGCGATGGCGCACCTGCAGGACAAGGCCGTCGAACTGCGTGCGCGCAGCCACGAGCTCGCCAGGGAAACCGGTGAGGCACTGGCCAAGCTCGCCGCCTGA
- a CDS encoding FAD-dependent oxidoreductase, giving the protein MGAGPAGIYAADLLDKSEADVEIDLFERMPAPFGLIRYGVAPDHPRIKGIVTALHKVLDRPNIRLLGNIDYGTDIKLDELREFYDAVVFATGAMADRALDIPGIDLDGSHGAADFVSWYDGHPDVPRSWPLTATSVAVLGVGNVALDVARVLAKTADELLPTDIPANVHAGLAASPVTDVHVFGRRGPAQAKFTPLELRELDHSPNVEVIVDPEDMEFDEASVAQLRGSRQVEMVVKTLQEWAIRDPGSRPRRLHLHFFHSPSEVLGEDGRVVGLRTERTEYAGDGTVRGTGEFRDWDVQAVYRAVGYLSSHLPEIPFDHVAGVIPNDAGRVLDLDEDQVPGVYVTGWIKRGPVGLIGHTKGDAAETVASLLADADTLAAPKHASPDAILEFLAARGIPFTTWAGWGKLDAHEKSLGEPHGRERVKVVEREEMVRVSRD; this is encoded by the coding sequence GTGGGTGCCGGTCCGGCCGGGATCTACGCCGCGGACCTGCTGGACAAGTCCGAAGCCGACGTGGAAATCGACCTGTTCGAGCGGATGCCCGCACCCTTCGGGCTGATCCGCTACGGCGTCGCACCCGACCACCCGCGGATCAAGGGCATCGTGACCGCCCTGCACAAGGTGCTGGACCGGCCGAACATCCGGCTGCTGGGCAACATCGACTACGGCACCGACATCAAGCTCGACGAGCTGCGGGAGTTCTACGACGCGGTGGTGTTCGCCACCGGCGCGATGGCCGACCGCGCGCTCGACATCCCCGGCATCGACCTGGACGGCAGCCACGGCGCTGCCGACTTCGTCTCCTGGTACGACGGGCATCCCGACGTTCCGCGCAGCTGGCCGCTGACCGCGACCTCGGTCGCCGTCCTCGGCGTCGGCAACGTCGCGCTCGACGTCGCCCGCGTGCTCGCCAAGACCGCGGACGAACTGCTGCCCACCGACATCCCGGCGAACGTCCACGCCGGACTGGCGGCCAGCCCGGTCACCGACGTGCACGTGTTCGGCCGCCGCGGTCCGGCGCAGGCCAAGTTCACCCCGCTGGAACTGCGGGAGCTGGACCATTCGCCGAACGTCGAGGTGATCGTCGACCCGGAGGACATGGAGTTCGACGAGGCCAGCGTCGCGCAGCTGCGCGGGTCGAGGCAGGTGGAGATGGTGGTGAAGACGCTGCAGGAGTGGGCGATCCGCGATCCCGGCTCCCGCCCGCGTCGGCTGCACCTGCACTTCTTCCACTCGCCGTCCGAGGTGCTGGGCGAGGACGGCCGGGTGGTCGGCCTGCGTACCGAACGCACCGAGTACGCCGGCGACGGCACGGTCCGCGGCACCGGCGAGTTCCGGGACTGGGACGTGCAGGCGGTGTACCGCGCGGTCGGCTACCTGTCCTCGCACCTGCCGGAGATCCCGTTCGACCACGTGGCCGGCGTGATCCCGAACGACGCGGGCCGGGTGCTGGACCTCGACGAGGACCAGGTTCCCGGCGTCTACGTGACCGGCTGGATCAAGCGCGGCCCGGTGGGCCTGATCGGCCACACGAAGGGCGACGCCGCCGAGACGGTGGCGAGCCTGCTGGCCGACGCGGACACCCTCGCCGCCCCGAAACACGCCTCCCCCGACGCGATCCTGGAGTTCCTCGCCGCCCGCGGCATCCCGTTCACCACCTGGGCGGGCTGGGGCAAGCTGGACGCGCACGAGAAGTCCCTCGGCGAACCCCACGGCCGCGAACGGGTCAAGGTCGTGGAGCGCGAGGAGATGGTGCGGGTCTCGCGGGACTGA
- a CDS encoding ATP-binding cassette domain-containing protein, with translation MLRLSGVGKQYGGGEPVLGQVDLTVPAGRVIGVLGTNGSGKSTLLRIMAGVSTPSHGVLTGSPAIGYLPDRFPGGQRLSARSYLRHLARIRGVPDLSVIDPLLARLGLVGDPDAQLRTLSKGNAQKVGLAQAVLAEPALLLLDEPWSGLDTGTHAILGELVAETRERGASVVFTDHRPAVVAEHADDVYRLDSGRLTSVEAHPETTRITLSSTSPVGHDWADEPGVRTVTGEAGRVVLTVDAARADAVLLRALSGGWSVREVAPCSP, from the coding sequence CTGCTCCGGCTCAGCGGCGTCGGGAAGCAGTACGGCGGTGGTGAACCGGTGCTCGGGCAGGTCGATCTCACCGTGCCCGCGGGCCGGGTGATCGGAGTCCTCGGCACCAACGGATCGGGCAAGTCCACGCTGCTGCGGATCATGGCGGGGGTGTCCACGCCGTCGCACGGCGTGCTGACGGGCAGTCCGGCCATCGGCTACCTCCCCGACCGGTTTCCCGGTGGCCAGCGCCTGTCCGCGCGGTCCTACCTGCGGCATCTGGCGCGGATCCGCGGCGTGCCGGACCTGTCGGTGATCGACCCGCTGCTGGCCCGGCTCGGGCTGGTCGGCGATCCGGACGCGCAGCTGCGCACGCTGTCGAAGGGCAACGCGCAGAAGGTCGGTCTCGCGCAGGCGGTGCTGGCCGAACCGGCGCTGCTGCTCCTGGACGAACCGTGGTCGGGCCTCGACACCGGCACGCACGCGATCCTCGGCGAACTGGTCGCCGAGACCCGTGAACGCGGCGCGAGCGTGGTGTTCACCGACCACCGTCCGGCGGTCGTCGCGGAGCACGCCGATGACGTGTACCGCCTGGACTCCGGACGGCTCACCAGCGTCGAAGCGCATCCGGAGACCACTCGCATCACGCTGTCGTCCACGTCGCCGGTGGGTCACGACTGGGCGGACGAGCCCGGGGTGCGGACGGTGACCGGCGAGGCGGGCCGTGTCGTGCTGACGGTGGACGCGGCCCGCGCCGACGCGGTGTTGCTGCGGGCGTTGTCCGGCGGCTGGTCGGTGCGGGAGGTGGCGCCGTGCTCGCCGTGA
- a CDS encoding MarR family winged helix-turn-helix transcriptional regulator, whose protein sequence is MSTSESIETDLGCALFAVVRRYRQLTDDLLADLPAGPRGYQVLMTAQLGGPKNQVALAQYLGVDRTVMTYLLDDMEEAGLVERKPDPADRRARRIELTEQGAAALYDAHRRLQSAETALLEPLGPADSEAFRALLQRLAGSEAILGGLTRFEAKPVAAKRRSTRKRV, encoded by the coding sequence GTGAGCACCTCCGAGAGCATCGAGACCGATCTCGGCTGCGCCCTGTTCGCCGTCGTTCGCCGCTACCGGCAGCTCACCGACGACCTGCTCGCCGACCTGCCGGCCGGGCCGCGCGGCTACCAGGTGCTGATGACCGCGCAGCTGGGCGGGCCGAAGAACCAGGTCGCGCTGGCGCAGTACCTCGGCGTCGACCGGACGGTGATGACCTACCTGCTCGACGACATGGAGGAGGCCGGACTCGTCGAGCGCAAGCCCGACCCGGCCGACCGGCGCGCACGGCGCATCGAGCTGACCGAGCAGGGCGCGGCCGCCCTGTACGACGCACACCGGCGCTTGCAGAGCGCCGAGACAGCCCTGCTCGAACCTCTGGGGCCGGCGGACAGCGAAGCTTTCCGTGCACTGCTGCAGCGACTCGCCGGCAGCGAGGCCATCCTCGGCGGCCTCACCCGGTTCGAGGCGAAGCCGGTCGCCGCGAAACGGCGAAGCACCCGGAAACGGGTCTAG
- a CDS encoding aminodeoxychorismate/anthranilate synthase component II, with the protein MRVLVVDNYDSFVYNLVQYLAQLGADCTVWRNDVVELDRVPEFDAVLVSPGPGTPERAGQSIEVIAKCAETRTPMLGVCLGHQALGVHFGATVDRAPELLHGKTSQVRHSGLGVLAGLPEEFTATRYHSLTVLPETIDDTVFEVTGRTESGVVMGMRHRELPLEGVQFHPESVLTEGGHRMLANWLAAAGHPVPANVVDELERSTRALQKAAAA; encoded by the coding sequence ATGCGCGTTCTCGTCGTCGACAACTACGACAGCTTCGTCTACAACCTGGTGCAGTACCTGGCGCAGCTCGGCGCCGACTGCACGGTGTGGCGCAACGACGTCGTGGAGCTCGACCGCGTGCCGGAGTTCGACGCGGTGCTCGTCTCGCCCGGTCCCGGCACCCCCGAGCGGGCAGGCCAGAGCATCGAGGTGATCGCGAAGTGCGCCGAGACGCGCACGCCGATGCTCGGCGTCTGCCTCGGTCACCAGGCGCTCGGCGTGCACTTCGGCGCCACCGTTGACCGCGCGCCGGAGCTGCTGCACGGCAAGACGAGCCAGGTACGGCACTCGGGTCTCGGCGTGCTCGCCGGGCTGCCGGAGGAGTTCACCGCGACCCGCTACCACTCGCTGACCGTGCTGCCGGAGACGATCGACGACACGGTTTTCGAGGTCACCGGGCGCACCGAAAGCGGCGTCGTGATGGGCATGCGGCACCGGGAACTGCCGCTGGAGGGAGTGCAGTTCCACCCCGAATCGGTGCTCACCGAAGGCGGTCACCGGATGCTGGCGAACTGGCTGGCCGCGGCCGGGCATCCGGTGCCGGCGAACGTGGTGGACGAACTCGAACGGTCCACCCGTGCGCTGCAGAAGGCCGCCGCTGCGTGA
- the pknB gene encoding Stk1 family PASTA domain-containing Ser/Thr kinase: protein MSTPRLLSNRYELGDTLGYGGMSEVHHGHDVRLGREVAIKVLRADLARDPQFQERFRREAQNAAALNHPAIVAVYDTGETNTDVGPLPYIVMEYVEGRTLRDIVKTEGPMSQKRAMEVMADVSAALDFSHRHGIVHRDVKPANVMITKNGAVKVMDFGIARAMHDGQSAMTQTAAVIGTAQYLSPEQARGESVDARSDVYAAGCVLYELVTGEPPFTGDSPVAVAYQHVREDPHPPSSVNPAVSPELDAVVLKALAKGPANRYQSAAEMRSDLVRTLSGQRPSAPMVMSEDERTQVMDADRRIPPRYEEYADEPDEDPRAKRRRRTIFAVLAAVLVAGVVLMVLWLSNAFRDTEKTAQIPSVVNQPVVSAKAQLQSAGFSSFAENKKVVCGVTPANPGDQSCNEDQIDKVLDIDPAVGSTVSTTTQVTLTVGVRPNSVQVPDLQGKSQEEARQALESSKLELGDVTPQTVDDQSDVGKVVSQDPTANSSAAEGTKVNITVGSQVALKQVPDTTGKTYDEAKQIITDAGFKAVREDQDSDEPKDTVIGQQPNGGSLAPGSNVTLTVSKGPQEIQMPDLTGMTQDQAVQELQKRGWSGKVNIQSTHTGTGQPNTVVKQNPSDGTTISNTQTVTLTILEDDGGIIPTSQSQPGGFFPGGG, encoded by the coding sequence ATGAGCACACCCAGACTGCTCTCCAATCGGTACGAGCTGGGCGACACGCTCGGCTACGGAGGTATGTCCGAGGTCCACCACGGACACGACGTGCGTCTGGGCCGGGAGGTCGCGATCAAGGTCCTGCGTGCGGACCTCGCCAGGGACCCCCAGTTCCAGGAGCGGTTCCGCCGGGAAGCCCAGAACGCCGCCGCGCTGAACCACCCGGCGATCGTGGCCGTGTACGACACCGGCGAGACCAACACCGACGTGGGGCCGCTGCCCTACATCGTGATGGAGTACGTCGAGGGCCGGACGCTGCGCGACATCGTGAAGACCGAGGGTCCGATGTCGCAGAAGCGTGCCATGGAGGTCATGGCCGACGTCAGCGCCGCGCTCGACTTCTCGCACCGGCACGGCATCGTGCACCGGGACGTGAAGCCGGCCAACGTGATGATCACGAAGAACGGCGCGGTCAAGGTGATGGACTTCGGCATCGCGCGGGCGATGCACGACGGCCAGTCCGCGATGACCCAGACCGCGGCGGTGATCGGCACCGCGCAGTACCTGTCGCCGGAGCAGGCCCGCGGCGAGTCGGTCGACGCCCGTTCCGACGTCTACGCCGCGGGCTGTGTGCTCTACGAACTGGTCACCGGAGAGCCGCCGTTCACCGGGGACTCGCCGGTCGCGGTGGCCTACCAGCACGTGCGGGAGGATCCGCATCCGCCGTCGTCGGTGAATCCGGCGGTGTCGCCGGAGCTGGACGCGGTGGTGCTCAAGGCGCTGGCCAAGGGCCCGGCGAACCGGTACCAGTCGGCCGCCGAGATGCGCTCGGACCTGGTGCGCACGCTGTCCGGGCAGCGGCCGTCCGCGCCGATGGTGATGTCCGAGGACGAGCGCACCCAGGTGATGGACGCCGACCGCCGGATCCCGCCGCGCTACGAGGAGTACGCCGACGAGCCGGACGAGGACCCCCGGGCGAAGCGGCGGCGCCGGACCATCTTCGCGGTGCTGGCCGCGGTGCTCGTGGCCGGTGTGGTGCTGATGGTGCTGTGGCTGTCGAACGCGTTCCGCGACACCGAGAAGACCGCGCAGATCCCGTCGGTGGTGAACCAGCCGGTCGTGTCGGCGAAGGCGCAGCTGCAGAGCGCGGGCTTCTCCTCGTTCGCGGAGAACAAGAAGGTCGTGTGCGGGGTGACGCCGGCCAATCCCGGTGACCAGTCGTGCAACGAGGACCAGATCGACAAGGTGCTCGACATCGACCCGGCGGTCGGGTCGACCGTGTCGACCACCACCCAGGTCACGCTCACCGTCGGGGTGCGGCCGAACTCGGTGCAGGTGCCGGACCTGCAGGGCAAGTCCCAGGAGGAGGCCAGGCAGGCGCTGGAGTCGAGCAAGCTCGAACTCGGCGACGTGACCCCGCAGACGGTGGACGACCAGAGCGACGTCGGCAAGGTCGTGTCGCAGGATCCGACCGCGAACTCCTCGGCCGCCGAGGGCACGAAGGTGAACATCACCGTCGGTTCGCAGGTCGCGCTCAAGCAGGTGCCGGACACCACCGGCAAGACCTACGACGAGGCGAAGCAGATCATCACCGACGCCGGGTTCAAGGCGGTGCGTGAGGACCAGGATTCGGACGAGCCGAAGGACACGGTGATCGGCCAGCAGCCCAACGGCGGCAGCCTGGCGCCGGGCAGCAACGTGACGCTGACCGTGTCCAAGGGTCCGCAGGAGATCCAGATGCCGGATCTGACCGGGATGACCCAGGACCAGGCCGTGCAGGAACTGCAGAAGCGCGGCTGGTCGGGCAAGGTCAACATCCAGTCCACGCACACCGGCACCGGTCAGCCGAACACCGTGGTCAAGCAGAACCCGTCGGACGGCACGACGATCAGCAACACCCAGACGGTCACGCTGACGATCCTGGAGGACGACGGCGGGATCATCCCGACGTCGCAGAGCCAGCCGGGCGGGTTCTTCCCGGGCGGCGGCTGA